DNA from Daucus carota subsp. sativus chromosome 1, DH1 v3.0, whole genome shotgun sequence:
GCCAGTTTCACCAGATTAATGGTCagaatatacaaattttatacttAAATGGTTAACCCGGACAAAGTCCTAGCTTAGTGGTTACTGTGTATTGGACCATACTTTTATGTTAACAACACTGTTAAGCCGATTTGCAAATGAGGCTGGAAGTATATACTGAAAACTAAACTGTTTCAGAATATAAAACGAGATCAAAAATATAATGACTGGGACAGCTTTGTCGCAATCAATATAATATTACGCATGAATTGAAAGATCAGACTAGAGATATGGCGGCGAAAGgtatattttaaacttatttgtCTTGTCTTAGTTTTGAACATCAAGTAATTTTAAATCTTCACAAAGGTAATTAAGTTTAATTTAAAAGCAAACATGAAATCTTCGTCCACTTTCATTCAATGGTTGCCAACTTCTCCTCATCCACATCAAAAGCTTTCCTTGCTTGTTTCAGCTCCTCGTTCATGGACAAAAGTTCAGTGCATCTGTTAAATTTTGGGGCATCCTGCAGAAAATTGAATAAGAATTGTAGCACAATTGCTTGCCTGAATTGGTTTATGAAACATTCTTGAAGTCTTTAGGTCATATAGAAGGATGACAACATCCATATATGCCCTACAACAATCATTTTACTAATTATATAGGTTTCCTCTAAGCCGTCTTCTTTTGCATTTTAGTCATTACCAAATATGGATATTATCTTTTAGAGGTAAATAATATTGGTTGTTATCAATAACAAATGCACTATTAAACTGTTAACTTGGTTAATAACTATCTTTCTGTAGTTTAAGAATGATTATTCTAGGATTTTAGTGAGTTTGGTAATTACTTTAGGATGGTTATGACCCTAAAATTTGATTCAGAACTTTAGTTGCTGAGAATTACATTTTGTTGCTGTATTAAGCAAATAAAGGAACAATATTGTCCCTCAGATGAACTCCTAAGTCGACTCCTTGGTTTCTCAGGTTCAAACTATCATAAAAGCCTTGTTCCTCAGATGAACTCTTTACTCCTTGGTTTCTCAAGTTCAAAACATCATTAAAGCATGTAACATTATAAGAAATACAAATTATAAACACCTTTCAATTATTCAAATTGAGAGGATTTTATAGCAATATATTGTTCATATATAACCTGAATGTAGAGTAGCGATGATTCTATTAATTTACTGGTATAGCTATCGACCAAGTTCATAGAGATAAGATATCGTAAAATTACACAATAATATAATAGATTAATAGTTGACCTTGGGAGCACACAGAAAGCAGAACAAAGATTAGGACAGCTGactatatattaaagaaaatttacCTTTCGCACCAAGTAAAGAAAATCCTCGGTCAAAAGCTTTCCCCTTTTAGATGCAATATCCTGTGCCTTGTGAACCTGTAAACATCAAATCCAATTTCAGTATCATCGATCGATGAATATTGCAATTATGCAACAGCACAATCACCCTGACCAAAACAGACCACTGGTAGCATGTGCATGCATATTTCACTCTTTTTATGTGTTTATGTGTTTGGGAGGAGGGGGGAGGGGGGTGACAATGCTAAAACTAAGTATTATCCAAACTTACCAAGTCTGTCACATACTCGACCACAATATCCTCCAAAAGTGCCATAGATTCAGGAAGGGGCTGGTATTGCAGCATAACAAACTCATGAGCAAGAAGAGAcccaataaacaaaaaaataatttgcaaGTCCCCGCCTCAATGTTGTAGCAAGCTAGTTATACCATTAGCAGCACAAGGTACACACTATACAAGTACATATATTTTCGATACCAACCTTCAAACTTAACAATATGGCCTAATGTTACAGATGTCCAACAACCAAAAGTTCAAAATTCTCACCAACCCTAAGATTTATGAAGTTTGGCATGTGAGCCCTGTAATTAAATGTATAACCAAATAACTGTGATCATAGCGACATAAGTGAGTCCTCTAAAAGTGAATGAGACATGCATAATACACAATACAACAAGATAATATGTGCAAGTTTACTATGGGCAAGCCGTGAGTATGATAGCAGAACAATTTGTTAAATACAGCTAGCAGCCTAACACATGGAACACTGCGAATTATTCTTCTGACCACTAACAACTCTCATGACCCAATAGGGATCAGTTCTTTGGAATCATGTGTGCACAAACTAGAAATTTACTCCATAGATGGAAATGTATActgaatatatatcaaaaaggGGGCTAGCTGATAGCACCTACATTAGGATCATCTCCAAAACCATACATCATGTGCTGCACTGTTGCATTCAACCAGAAATAGGATAAATAATTCTGTAATCgcaaatataataacaaaggCAGGTCAAATAACAGAGTTCTTACAGTCCTTCTGGAAAACAGCACGTTTACGCTTGAATGAAGGCTCCGACTGATGGGACAACCCAACTCTCGTTTTTGAGGAGGATCCGGCTGCAGAGTTGTTCATTTATCCTTGACAACTTCTTTCTTTAATCTATTTAAGTCAAAAACATCCTCATTAcagaatgaaaataataataggcTGTTCCAGTGTTGTCTAAAGCACACGATGTAGAACAAGGGTAGAAAACGGCTAATCAGCAAAACACACAATATATCCACAAATTTAATTCATATAATTCATCTCTCCTATAAATATAGAggtatacaattatatataaagatattcaaatatttggaTATCAAGTAAGATCCTAAATAATTGCAAGCTGATTCTACTTGATAACTATacctatactatattattaaagccgaaacattaaagtTTTGTTCAATTGTGTTTGGGCCGGTTTACAAGCCTCTTTATTTTATAACATGTTTTAATGGGTCGTTTTTTTTATACCTAAAGGCTAAAACACATTTGAACATCCTCATTAAAACATATCTTCCAGAGAGATTCATTTATGAATCTTTTGAGAAGCTTTTACtagaaatttatttaatatgcctaataaaaaaataaacccAAACACAtctattaattattcaaaaccCTATTTTAAAAAGATGCATGTTATTCTAACATAATGTATTTTCAAGatgaaattaaatattgaaaaatatacAACAAAAGAATAAATATTACGAGTCCTCAAGCATCACGCAGACTATAAGCTAGTATttaataaagattaatctaAGAGAAGCTCAATGCTAAAGTTAAAATGGCTATAGCCATTGCTATAATTTGAGGTCAAAAAGTAGTTATTGGttttttaaaatacaattaGTGCTCCGGTGCATAATTCTAAATTCTAAAATCAGACCTACATTCAAATCTTACTAACTTTTCACTAGTGCTGCAAAATGAGGTGATACCTGATACCTCTCTGCTCAAATATCGAATCATATTATTCTTACGTTTACCAGACTTGGGTCCGGAAATTTTTTATTCGGATATGAACAGATCCCATGTATTTATGGTCCAGATCCATGTGatttaatatatacaaagaaCTGACTGAAAAAAACATTCCAACTTCTTCAAGCAGTTTGaactaatattatatgagcAGGCAGAAGTAACACGAAAGAAGAGAAGAGTTCAAGGCTTCAAGCTGCACAGATACagatatatagatataataaGCCGACATAGTGATAATTTCTAGTACTAAGATTTGGGCACATATTTTTGGTCATTCCTAATTTACCTTTttttaactctttttttttaaaaaaatacagttATATAAACATTAACTCTTTTTAGTTATAACGTGTTTTACTTGAAAACAAACACAAATCATGTAAATCTTCTTAAAACTAACTCTAACATGAACCATTATTCAACTCTTTTTAACTCCAACGTTCTATTTCAAGATAAACAGGAAACCAATACAAgatcaataatatatttataccaGATACAAGATAAATAACATCTTTTTTCCTTACATATGAAGAAATATGAAATATGATCTAAAATTAATCAGAAAACACATTATCACATAttattattagaaaaatatttacagatagataataaaaatgtttattGTTTAATGTTTATACTGCcaatttacaatataaaaatataatgtaaatGCTACATTTGTATGAAAAACTCAATCAGTAGATTAATGCGATAATCAAACTTCAATTCATTACTCCGTATTACAGAATTTtccatgtaaaaaaaattatgtaatccAATAATACTaagcaaataataaaaaacgttaaaaattaaattacaaataataaatttcgaGCTATATACTTGTCCCTGCTTGGTAGGGGTTTAAGGTTAGTACAGAAGCACTGGTTTCAGACTAGCACAGCAACTGGTGGACAAGTAGCTACTGTACCAGAGAGACCGGTACCATAGAGAATAGTCCACTCAGAAATTTGGTCAAATTTTTGTTCATATTACTAAGCTAACAAGTGTAAATTAAGACGGTCATCAATATGCAGACATACATACTTAGAGCAAGttcaataggttacctatctcattacttattaataatataaaataatgctagcgagtcttagtgatttaggtaatctacttttagtgtcaactcccaTAGCAatccttagagcaagtccaataggttacttatctcattacttattaataatataaaataatgaatcctagtgagtcttagtgatttagagCAAGTATAATAGGTTACCTATtctattacttataaataatatataataatgagtGCTAgcatgtcttagtgatttaggtaatctatttttagGGTCAACTTCAATAGTAttccctatatttgttctcctaagattattttaataataaatttgagagagagaagggaaaaaggagagaatagacaaagaaagaaggaaagagatgattattttattcataaatattaaataggtaatggctaggggttacttataaataggtaatggctaggagaattaaggttgtgctagtgatttaggataacactaggatagtgttggagtgcatttttttgacacTTTACCTAAATATGAGTTTTAGACATCATAtaagtaacctattggacttgctcttaggtaatctatttttagtgtcaactccaatagcaatccttatatttgttctcctaagattattactaaatttgagagagagaagggggaaAGGAagggaaaagagaaaaaaaaggagagagatgattattttattcataaatattaaataggtaatggctaggggttacttataaataagtAATGGCTAAGAGATTTgaggttgtgctagtgatttaagtAACCACTAAGAGAGTGTTGGGGTGATTTTTTTTAgtacattacctaaatgtgagtttaggagcAAGTTTAGGTAacttattggacttgctcttatatttgttctcctaagattattttaataataaatttgagagagaaggggaaaaggagggaaaagacaaagaaaaggagatagatgattattttattcataaatattgaaTAGTTAATGGCTAAGGGTTACttaaaaataggtaatggctagaaGAATTGAGGTTGTGCTAGTAATTTAGGTAATCacaaagagcaagtccaataggttacctatctcattacctattaataatataaaataatgaatcctagtgagtcttagtgatttaggtaatctactTTTAGTGTCAACACCAATAGCAATCTCTACATCTGTTCtcctaatattattttaataataaatttgagagagagaaggggagaaggagggaaaagacaaagaaaggagagagatgattattttattcataaatattaaataggtaatggctaggggttACCTATAAATAggtataaataggtaatggctaggagatttgaggttgtgctagtgatttaagtAACCACTAGGAGAGTTACTTTTTTTCAGTTCATTACATAAcataaatgtgagtttaggagcAAGTTTAGGTAACCTAGTGGACTTACTCTGATAGTGTTTGGAGTGCCTCTTTGAGGCATTACCTAAATATGAGTTTAGAAACTGATTtaagtaacctattggacttgctcttacaccCCTAAATTCAAAATACAAAACTCAAAACAACAATTTGAGCCCAATTAAAATCAATCGAAAGACAAGACACTCTGTTTAGTGATCCTGGCAAGTTTTCACACCCAATCTATCCGAAATAAAATGAGATAACTCAAAGTCCCAATATCATTCAATTCGAATATGTATCCTGATTCCTGTTAACTCTGCAGCTGAATATGATACAAAACGAACCAAGTTTAccaaattacagaaaacaaACGATCAATTTGATCTGATGAAAATGCATTGCATATAAACCCCAATTCAAATATTAGGGTTTCAAATTACCACAAATTTAAACCAACAGTTAATACATCCATATGAAAATAGGTGCCAAGAGTTAATATTACCTGATAATTACTGTCCCGCGAATTTATCTCCGGCAACGGGTTTGCTTTGTTTGTTGATTGTTACTACTACTTCTATTATATATACTCTGCAGACTCCAATTCAGCTCGGCTATCCCTTAATCCCTTTTTATACATTTAGTAAGCAGTTTTCTTGGCAGAATTTTTTCCCAAGGCTAGGAATAATATcattataaaacaaataattatatttagataAAATAATATCTCCTAAGtagtttgatattttaatatttaaatttaataatgctccgtatagtaaaatattttagataaaataatACCTCCTAAGTAGTTTGTAGAAAAATATATGATGTGTGAATTCAGAATTACAAATTTGGGGCTGTTAGGTTTCTTTGTtgacatgaaaataaattaaatacgaAGATGCACATCTTctcttaataaaaatatgtaaaaattcccgtaaatattttttagggcgatcaatataactaatatgatTTGAACAAGGTACCTACACTACTTAGGTACCtgattgaaaatttaatatactTAACTACTAGACCCACTAAAAAAGCACATGACATCATATCAGTAAGTAGTTTCACCAAGAATTCAAAAATATCTCATTTATATGCATACAAAACAATATCGAAAATCCTCACACACAAAATAAGTTATCGACGGACAAATCACAAACAAAAATCATATCGTAGAATTTTGTGATAGCGATTGAGTCTAGAGTTAACTtcgaataaaatttcaaatgtgTCTATTTATCTTCGTATTTATCATAACTACATGTTTAATGTCTTATGGGATGAAAAAGTGATATTTAATTCAAAGTTAGTGTTATTTatctcaaaaaaattataagtaaatGTCAATTGGGATCTGGTTGCTGTAATCACCCAAATATCTCGTGTTTGTATAAATCTATAGTATTATTCACATGAATGCCTTGAACATCCAACATCAGATAAGGATTTTGATACTAGCCACCAAAATAACATCTTTTTCTCTCATTTATCTCTCATGATTGCtaggatttttcaaaaatgaattagaccatatataagtatatgtgtgtatatgtatatgaggGCGCTTTCTCTACTTGAATACTAAATTAACCTCAAAACTAGTTCATGATCAgttttaatcatttttttttgaactacaaatattatttgtttgtatatcataaattattatttcttatGAAAAATCTGATACACACACAACACATGTCATCATCATTTTCAGTAATATTACATCGATAA
Protein-coding regions in this window:
- the LOC108205171 gene encoding transcription initiation factor TFIID subunit 13, which encodes MNNSAAGSSSKTRVGLSHQSEPSFKRKRAVFQKDLQHMMYGFGDDPNPLPESMALLEDIVVEYVTDLVHKAQDIASKRGKLLTEDFLYLVRKDAPKFNRCTELLSMNEELKQARKAFDVDEEKLATIE